One genomic window of Arthrobacter sp. KBS0703 includes the following:
- a CDS encoding cation-translocating P-type ATPase codes for MSTEHLPGRAAGRAVELDIEGMTCASCVNRVEKKLGKLDGVQATVNLPLESAHVMVPAGITDQQITDQVAAAGYKARIRPALHPAAPDMPPGDAEGHEDHMQHGGTAAVLRPRLIVAAVLTVPVFLISMFAAFQFPNWGWAAGALALPVVSWAAWPFHRAAAIHARHLTSTMDTLVSLGVIAAYVFSAWQLFADPGLTEHPGMEQMDGAGAGGLYFEVAAVVTTFLLLGRFLEANAKAKAGDALKALLNLGAKDATVLVNGAEVKVPADQLAVGDVVVVRPGEKIATDGVVISGSSAVDASLVTGESVPVEVGPGSPVTGATINTAGRLLVRATRVGAETTLAQMGRLVAEAQTGKAPIARLADRISAVFVPIVLAIAVLTFAAWLLAAGPDISGPELRSAFTAAVAVLVIACPCALGLATPVGLLTGTGRGAQLGILIRGPQVLEDTRTVDTILLDKTGTVTSGQLSVDSTVAFPPFSEADVLRLAGAVEAASEHPIAHAIAAAAGAAVPVTGRTDDDGGLPAVVGFRSAPGGGVVGTVEGRLVAAGRTGWLQDGGVSPLPGQLEALRSAEDSGATAIWVAVDGEAAGIVALRDTLKPGSAAAVARLKSLGDVYKRQLLTGDNAAVAAQVAAAVGIPAGDVFAGVLPEGKVDAVRRLQTAGATVAMAGDGVNDAAALAQADLGIAMGSGTDVAIEAADLTVMGNDLGHVATAIELSRRTLATIKTNLFWAFFYNAVGIPVAALGLLNPMIAGVAMAASSVLVVANSLRLRRFGTATTQPPS; via the coding sequence CCGACCAACAGATCACCGACCAGGTAGCAGCAGCAGGCTACAAAGCGCGGATCAGACCCGCCCTGCACCCCGCCGCACCGGACATGCCACCAGGCGACGCCGAAGGCCACGAAGACCACATGCAGCACGGCGGCACGGCAGCGGTGCTGAGGCCGCGCCTGATTGTCGCGGCCGTCCTGACGGTCCCGGTGTTCCTCATCTCGATGTTCGCGGCGTTCCAGTTCCCCAACTGGGGCTGGGCGGCCGGAGCCCTGGCCCTGCCGGTCGTCAGCTGGGCCGCGTGGCCCTTCCACCGGGCGGCGGCCATCCATGCCCGCCACCTCACCTCCACGATGGACACGCTGGTGTCCCTGGGCGTGATTGCCGCGTACGTCTTTTCGGCCTGGCAGCTGTTTGCCGATCCGGGCCTGACCGAGCATCCCGGCATGGAGCAGATGGACGGCGCGGGCGCCGGCGGCCTGTACTTCGAGGTCGCCGCGGTCGTCACCACTTTCCTGCTGCTTGGCCGGTTCCTCGAGGCGAACGCCAAGGCCAAGGCCGGGGACGCCCTGAAGGCGCTGCTGAACCTCGGCGCCAAGGACGCTACCGTGCTGGTCAACGGCGCCGAGGTCAAGGTCCCCGCCGATCAGCTTGCCGTGGGCGACGTCGTCGTCGTGCGCCCGGGTGAGAAGATCGCCACCGACGGCGTCGTGATCAGCGGTTCCTCCGCCGTCGACGCCTCGCTCGTGACGGGCGAATCCGTGCCCGTTGAGGTGGGTCCCGGCAGCCCGGTCACGGGCGCCACCATCAACACCGCCGGCCGGCTCCTGGTCCGCGCCACCCGGGTCGGCGCGGAGACAACGCTGGCCCAGATGGGCCGGCTCGTGGCCGAGGCACAGACCGGAAAGGCGCCGATCGCGCGGCTGGCGGACCGGATCAGCGCCGTCTTCGTCCCGATCGTCCTGGCGATTGCCGTCTTGACTTTTGCCGCCTGGCTGCTGGCTGCCGGCCCGGACATCAGCGGACCCGAGCTCCGGTCGGCGTTCACGGCAGCGGTGGCCGTGCTGGTGATTGCCTGCCCGTGCGCCCTCGGCCTGGCCACTCCGGTGGGACTCCTGACCGGAACCGGGCGCGGCGCCCAGCTGGGCATCCTCATCAGGGGCCCGCAGGTCCTCGAGGACACCCGCACTGTGGACACCATCCTGCTGGACAAGACCGGCACGGTCACCAGCGGGCAACTTTCCGTCGATTCCACCGTTGCTTTCCCACCGTTCAGCGAGGCGGACGTCCTGCGGCTGGCCGGCGCGGTCGAGGCAGCGTCCGAGCACCCGATCGCCCACGCGATCGCCGCTGCCGCCGGGGCCGCGGTGCCCGTCACCGGCCGCACGGACGACGACGGCGGCCTTCCCGCCGTCGTCGGCTTCCGTTCCGCTCCGGGCGGGGGCGTCGTGGGAACCGTGGAGGGGCGGCTGGTGGCTGCCGGCCGGACCGGGTGGCTGCAGGACGGTGGCGTCAGCCCCCTGCCCGGGCAGCTCGAGGCACTGCGTTCCGCGGAGGACTCGGGCGCCACGGCCATCTGGGTTGCCGTGGACGGCGAGGCTGCGGGCATCGTCGCCCTGCGGGACACCCTCAAGCCGGGATCGGCGGCGGCAGTGGCCCGGCTGAAATCCCTGGGAGATGTGTATAAGAGACAGCTACTGACCGGCGACAACGCCGCAGTGGCCGCCCAGGTGGCGGCCGCCGTCGGAATTCCCGCCGGGGACGTGTTCGCGGGCGTGCTTCCCGAAGGCAAGGTGGACGCCGTCCGCCGGCTGCAGACAGCCGGCGCAACGGTGGCCATGGCCGGCGACGGCGTGAACGACGCCGCCGCCCTGGCGCAGGCGGATCTGGGGATCGCAATGGGCTCCGGAACGGACGTCGCCATCGAGGCGGCGGACCTGACGGTCATGGGCAACGACCTCGGGCACGTGGCAACGGCGATCGAACTGTCACGCCGCACGCTGGCCACCATCAAGACCAACCTGTTCTGGGCGTTCTTCTACAACGCGGTGGGGATCCCGGTGGCCGCGCTGGGCCTGCTCAATCCGATGATCGCCGGCGTGGCCATGGCCGCAAGCTCCGTACTGGTGGTGGCCAATTCGCTCCGGCTGCGCCGCTTCGGCACAGCAACGACGCAGCCGCCCAGCTAG